In Pelmatolapia mariae isolate MD_Pm_ZW linkage group LG2, Pm_UMD_F_2, whole genome shotgun sequence, one DNA window encodes the following:
- the LOC134644875 gene encoding protocadherin alpha-C2-like isoform X4, with the protein MMHHLKQSCGTGYVSLSFFLSAIVNTASSITHYSIPEEMEEGSVVANLATDLRLDVKTLNERKMRVDVVANKKYLDINKVTGELFILERIDREFFCPSKTTSYCVLKLDATIENPVRMFNIEVEITDINDNAPHFRRGTMHLDISESSPVGERFSLNNAADPDVGTNSVKNYHLSSSEHFSVEIQTGRDGTKFADLILKKPLDREKQAVHNLILTAVDGGVPTRTGTASIIVRVLDVNDNAPSFEKAKYVVDVVENSPIGSLVIKLNATDLDEGSNSEIVYSYSLYTSERTQKMFNLNPENGEIRVKEMINYEDLKLYEMEIIASDKGPNSLSGQCKLTIQVTDMNDNHPEISIKSFQSPIKEDTPTDTVIAVVSVSDKDSGDNGIVDLHIPDNMPFKLRESSDNYYELVVSEPLDREKVPEYDITFTVTDRGSPPLSDNETMTLELLDVNDNVPQFPQSFYTIRVMENNAPGALLSSLTAFDPDLHENQYLVYFIIEKEISNTSMSMLFSINPENGNLYALKTFDYEIEKEFLFHIEARDSGSPPLSSNVTVHIIIVDQNDNAPVIVSPWRAHGSVVEEKIPRSTDKGSLIAKVIALDTDSVHNSRITYQFLQVTDATLFSLDQYNGEIRTMRMFSYRDPRHQRLVVVAKDNGEPALSATVTIKLTTMETAVKAYSDMTEEPLEYDIFSDINLYLVIGLGSVSFLLLITILVTIVIKCQKPKPSKAAPPSRNSVISERNSTIADSTLVSNDAYWYSLFLAETRKGKLVVRQPLPKGSRYIVSSIPRGTGLTDTSDSAASTLQYPK; encoded by the exons ATGATGCACCATCTCAAACAGTCATGCGGGACAGGGTACGTTTCcctgagtttctttctttctgctatCGTGAATACTGCGTCTTCAATCACCCATTATTCTATTCCTGAAGAAATGGAGGAAGGTTCTGTTGTTGCAAATTTAGCAACCGACCTGAGGTTAGATGTGAAGACgctgaatgaaagaaaaatgcgCGTGGACGTAGTAGCTAACAAAAAATACCTCGACATTAACAAGGTAACGGGGGAGCTGTTCATTTTAGAAAGGATTGACCGTGAGTTTTTCTGTCCATCGAAGACAACATCATACTGCGTTCTTAAATTAGACGCTACTATCGAGAATCcagtgcgaatgtttaatattGAGGTGGAAATAACGGACATTAATGACAACGCTCCACATTTTCGGAGGGGGACGATGCATTTGGACATTTCTGAATCGAGTCCAGTGGGGGAGAGATTCTCACTGAATAATGCTGCAGACCCAGATGTCGGAACAAATTCTGTGAAAAATTACCATCTGAGCTCAAGTGAACATTTCTCAGTTGAAATTCAGACCGGGAGAGACGGGACAAAGTTTGCAgacttgattttaaaaaaacctttAGATAGGGAGAAGCAGGCTGTTCATAATCTAATACTCACTGCTGTGGACGGTGGAGTTCCCACCCGCACAGGTACAGCCAGCATCATTGTTCGCGTGCTTGATGTCAACGACAACGCCCCTTCTtttgaaaaagcaaaatatgtCGTAGATGTGGTGGAAAACTCTCCAATTGGCAGTCTAGTAATTAAACTGAATGCCACTGATTTAGATGAAGGATCCAATTCTGAGATTGTTTATTCATACAGTTTGTATACATCAGAAAGGACCCAAAAGATGTTTAACCTGAATCCAGAAAATGGTGAGATCAGAGTCAAAGAGATGATAAATTATGAAGATTTAAAACTTTATGAAATGGAAATTATAGCCAGTGATAAGGGACCTAACTCATTATCTGGACAGTGTAAACTTACAATACAGGTGACAGATATGAATGATAATCACCCAGAAATATCAATTAAATCATTTCAAAGCCCAATAAAAGAAGACACACCCACGGACACAGTGATAGCTGTAGTTAGTGTCAGTGATAAAGATTCAGGTGATAATGGAATAGTTGATCTTCATATTCCAGATAATATGCCTTTCAAACTGAGGGAGTCCTCTGATAACTATTATGAATTAGTAGTGTCGGAGCCATTAGACCGTGAGAAGGTGCCAGAATATGACATCACTTTCACTGTGACAGACAGAGGCTCTCCTCCTTTATCTGACAATGAAACTATGACTTTAGAGCTGCTGGATGTTAATGACAATGTCCCACAGTTCCCCCAGTCATTTTATACTATACGTGTCATGGAGAATAACGCACCTGGGGCCTTGCTCAGCTCACTCACTGCCTTTGACCCCGACCTCCATGAAAACCAGTATCTAGTTTATTTCATAATAGAGAAGGAGATATCCAACACTTCCATGTCCATGCTGTTCTCCATCAATCCAGAGAACGGTAATCTTTACGCACTCAAAACCTTTGATTATGAGATTGAGAAGGAGTTTCTGTTCCACATTGAGGCCAGAGACTctggctctcctcctctcagcagTAACGTGACCGTCCACATCATTATTGTGGACCAGAACGACAATGCTCCAGTCATTGTGTCTCCGTGGCGTGCACACGGCTCTGTGGTGGAGGAAAAGATCCCCAGATCCACTGATAAAGGATCCCTGATTGCAAAGGTGATAGCGTTAGATACAGACTCTGTGCACAACTCTCGGATCACCTACCAGTTTCTACAGGTGACTGACGCCACCTTGTTTAGTCTGGACCAATACAACGGAGAGATCCGGACTATGAGGATGTTCAGTTACAGAGATCCACGCCACCAGAGACTTGTTGTTGTAGCCAAGGACAATGGAGAGCCTGCTCTCTCTGCTACAGTCACCATCAAGCTGACCACAATGGAGACTGCTGTTAAAGCCTACTCTGACATGACTGAGGAGCCTCTGGAATATGACATCTTCTCAGACATCAACCTGTATTTGGTCATCGGTCTGGGCTCGGTGTCGTTTCTGCTGCTCATCACCATATTGGTCACCATCGTGATCAAGTGTCAGAAACCCAAGCCCAGCAAAGCAGCTCCTCCCTCCAGGAACAGTGTGATCAGTGAGAGGAACTCCACCATCGCAGACTCCACTCTGGTCTCTAACGATGCCTACTGGTACAGTCTGTTTCTAGCAGAGACCAGGAAAGGAAAGCTGGTGGTTAGACAGCCTCTGCCAAAGGGCTCCAGGTACATTGTGTCCAGCATACCGAGAGGGACAGGACTGACAGACACTAGTGACTCAGCAGCTTCTACTCTGCAG TACCCTAAATGA
- the LOC134636771 gene encoding protocadherin alpha-C2-like, whose protein sequence is MDFKLCHRSGMRYVSMLIFFCVAVSVISAVTHYSIPEEMEQGSVVANLALDLGLDAKSLGRRNMRLDVIANKRYLEINKDTGELFVSEKIDREYICNSKNPSCFLKMDVTIENPIRLFNIEVEIMDINDNAPFFRRDTMHLDISESTSPGERFSLPNAVDPDFGSNSVKNYHLSENQHFALEIQTGRDGSKFADLILKTSLDREKQAVHNLILTAVDGGVPTRTGTASIIVRVLDVNDNAPSFEKAKYVVDVVENSPTGSLVIKLNATDLDEGSNSEIVYSYSLYTSERTQKMFNLNPENGEIRVKEMINYEDLKLYEMEVIASDKGPNSLSGQCKLTIQVTDMNDNHPEISIKSFQSPIKEDTPTDTVIAVVSVSDKDSGDNGIVDLHIPDNMPFKLRESSDNYFELVVSQTLDREKVPEYDITFTVTDRGSPPLSDNETMALELLDVNDNVPQFPQSFYTIRVMENNAPGALLSSLTAFDPDLHENQYLVYFIIEREISNTSMSMLFSINPENGNLYALKTFDYEIEKEFLFHIEARDSGSPPLSSNVTVHIIIVDQNDNAPVIVSPWRAQGSVVEEKIPRSTDKGSLIAKVIALDTDSVHNSRITYQFLQVTDATLFSLDQYNGEIRTMRMFSYRDSRHQRLVVVAKDNGEPALSATVTIKLTTMETAVKAYSDMTEEPLEYDIFSDINLYLVIGLGSVSFLLLITILVTIVIKCQKPKPSKAAPPSRNSVISERNSTIADSTLVSNDAYWYSLFLAETRKGKLVVRQPLPKGSRYIVSSIPRGTGLTDTSDSAASTLQV, encoded by the coding sequence ATGGATTTTAAATTATGTCATCGCTCTGGGATGAGGTACGTGTCGATgctcatttttttctgtgtggcCGTCTCCGTTATATCTGCTGTTACACACTACTCAATCCCCGAAGAGATGGAACAAGGTTCCGTGGTCGCTAATCTAGCATTGGATTTGGGTCTGGACGCAAAATCACTGGGTAGACGCAACATGAGACTGGATGTCATCGCCAATAAGCGATATCTTGAAATCAATAAAGACACAGGAGAGTTATTTGTTTCTGAAAAGATTGACCGTGAATACATATGTAACAGCAAGAATCCATCGTGTTTTCTTAAAATGGATGTAACGATCGAAAATCCAATTCGTCTGTTCAACATTGAGGTTGAAATAATGGACATCAATGACAATGCGCCTTTTTTTCGTAGAGACACGATGCATTTAGATATATCCGAATCGACCTCACCAGGGGAGCGCTTTTCCCTACCTAATGCTGTGGATCCCGATTTCGGTTCAAATTCAGTAAAAAATTACCATCTGAGTGAAAATCAACACTTTGCGCTTGAAATTCAGACCGGGAGAGATGGTTCAAAGTTTGCAGACTTGATTTTGAAAACATCTTTAGACAGGGAGAAGCAGGCTGTTCATAATCTAATACTCACTGCTGTGGACGGTGGAGTCCCCACCCGCACAGGTACAGCCAGCATCATTGTTCGAGTGCTTGATGTCAACGACAACGCCCCTTCTtttgaaaaagcaaaatatgtCGTAGATGTGGTGGAAAACTCTCCAACTGGGAGTCTAGTAATTAAACTGAATGCCACTGATTTAGATGAAGGATCCAATTCTGAGATTGTTTATTCATACAGTTTGTATACATCAGAAAGGACCCAAAAGATGTTTAATCTCAATCCAGAAAATGGTGAGATCAGAGTCAAAGAAATGATAAATTATGAAGATTTAAAACTTTATGAAATGGAAGTTATAGCCAGTGATAAGGGACCTAACTCATTATCTGGACAGTGTAAACTTACAATACAGGTGACAGATATGAATGATAATCACCCAGAAATTTCCATTAAGTCATTTCAAAGCCCAATAAAAGAAGACACACCCACAGACACAGTGATAGCTGTAGTTAGTGTCAGTGATAAAGATTCAGGTGATAATGGAATAGTTGATCTTCATATACCAGATAATATGCCTTTCAAACTGAGGGAGTCCTCTGATAACTATTTTGAATTAGTAGTGTCACAGACATTAGACCGTGAGAAGGTGCCAGAATATGACATCACTTTCACTGTGACAGACAGAGGCTCTCCTCCTTTATCTGACAATGAAACTATGGCTTTAGAGCTGCTGGATGTTAATGACAATGTCCCACAGTTCCCCCAGTCATTTTATACTATACGTGTCATGGAGAATAATGCACCTGGGGCCTTGCTCAGCTCACTCACTGCCTTTGACCCAGACCTCCATGAAAACCAGTATCTAGTTTATTTCATAATAGAGAGGGAGATATCCAACACTTCCATGTCTATGCTGTTCTCCATCAATCCAGAGAACGGTAATCTTTACGCACTCAAAACCTTTGATTATGAGATTGAGAAGGAGTTTCTGTTCCACATCGAGGCCAGAGACTctggctctcctcctctcagcagTAACGTGACCGTCCACATCATTATTGTGGACCAGAACGACAATGCTCCAGTTATTGTGTCTCCGTGGCGTGCACAGGGCTCTGTGGTGGAGGAAAAGATCCCCAGATCCACTGATAAAGGATCCCTGATTGCAAAGGTGATAGCCTTAGACACTGACTCTGTGCACAACTCTCGGATCACCTACCAGTTTCTACAAGTGACTGACGCCACCTTGTTTAGCCTTGATCAATACAACGGAGAGATCCGGACTATGAGGATGTTCAGTTACAGAGATTCACGCCACCAGAgacttgttgttgttgccaaGGACAATGGAGAGCCTGCTCTCTCTGCTACAGTCACCATCAAACTGACCACAATGGAGACTGCTGTTAAAGCCTACTCTGACATGACTGAGGAGCCTCTGGAATATGACATCTTCTCAGACATCAACCTGTATTTGGTTATCGGTCTGGGCTCGGTGTCATTTCTGCTGCTCATCACCATATTGGTCACCATCGTGATCAAGTGTCAGAAACCCAAGCCCAGCAAAGCAGCTCCTCCCTCCAGGAACAGTGTGATCAGTGAGAGGAACTCCACCATCGCAGACTCCACTCTGGTCTCCAACGATGCCTACTGGTACAGTCTGTTTCTAGCAGAGACCAGGAAAGGAAAGCTGGTGGTTAGACAGCCTCTGCCAAAGGGCTCCAGGTACATTGTGTCCAGCATACCGAGAGGGACAGGGCTGACAGACACTAGTGACTCAGCAGCTTCTACTCTGCAGGTATGA
- the LOC134644910 gene encoding protocadherin alpha-C2-like, with the protein MAHRNLKCSRRWYVSVFLFLYPIMNPISTVTHYSVPEEMDEGSVVANLATDLGLDTRSLSNRKMRVDVVGNKKYLDIKKDTGELFILERIDREFLCPLKTTTSCFLKLDASVENPVRMFNIEVEIVDINDNAPHFRRGTMHLDISESSPVGERFSLNNAADPDVGTNSVKNYHLSSSEHFSVEIQTGRDGTKFADLILKTYLDREKQAVHNLILTAVDGGVPTRTGTASIIVRVLDVNDNAPSFEKAKYVVDVMENSPIGSLVIKLNASDLDEGSNSEIVYSYSLYTSERTQKMFNLNPENGEIRVKEMINYEDLKLYEMEIIASDKGPNSLSGQCKLTIQVTDMNDNHPEISIKSFQSPIKEDTPTDTVIAVVSVSDKDSGDNGIVDLHIPDNMPFKLRESSDNYYELVVSEPLDREKVPEYDITFTVTDRGSPPLSDNETMTLELLDVNDNVPQFPQSFYTIRVMENNAPGALLSSLTAFDPDLHENQYLVYFIIEREISNTSMSMLFSINPENGNLYALKTFDYEIEKEFLFHIEARDSGSPPLSSNVTVHIIIVDQNDNAPVIVSPWRAHGSVVEEKIPRSTDKGSLIAKVIALDNDSVHNSRITYQFLQVTDATLFSLDQYNGEIRTMRMFSYRDSRHQRLVVVAKDNGEPALSATVTIKLTTMETAVKAYSDMTEEPLEYDIFSDINLYLVIGLGSVSFLLLITILVTIVIKCQKPKPSKAAPPSRNSVISERNSTIADSTLVSNDAYWYSLFLAETRKGKLVVRQPLPKGSRYIVSSIPRGTGLTDTSDSAASTLQV; encoded by the coding sequence ATGGCTCACCGTAATCTCAAGTGTTCCCGAAGATGGTATGTCtcagtatttctttttctttatcccATCATGAATCCGATATCGACAGTCACCCATTATTCGGTTCCCGAAGAAATGGACGAAGGTTCTGTTGTTGCGAATTTAGCAACAGATTTGGGTTTAGATACAAGAAGTCTGAGTAACAGAAAAATGCGCGTTGACGTTGTAGGCAATAAAAAATATCTTGACATCAAAAAGGACACAGGAGAGCTCTTTATTCTGGAAAGGATAGACAGAGAGTTCTTATGTCCTCTAAAGACCACCACGTCTTGCTTTCTTAAATTAGACGCTTCCGTTGAGAATCCAGTGCGAATGTTTAACATTGAAGTGGAAATCGTGGACATTAATGACAACGCTCCACATTTTCGAAGGGGGACGATGCATTTGGACATTTCTGAATCGAGTCCAGTGGGGGAGAGATTCTCACTGAATAATGCTGCAGACCCAGATGTCGGAACAAATTCTGTGAAAAATTACCATCTGAGCTCAAGTGAACATTTCTCAGTTGAAATTCAGACCGGGAGAGACGGAACAAAGTTTGCAGACTTGATTTTGAAAACATATTTAGACAGGGAGAAGCAGGCTGTTCATAATCTAATACTCACTGCTGTGGACGGTGGAGTTCCCACCCGCACAGGTACAGCCAGCATCATTGTTCGCGTGCTTGATGTCAACGACAACGCCCCTTCTtttgaaaaagcaaaatatgtCGTAGATGTGATGGAAAACTCTCCAATTGGGAGTCTAGTAATTAAACTGAATGCCAGTGATTTAGATGAAGGATCCAATTCTGAGATTGTTTATTCATACAGTTTGTATACATCAGAAAGGACCCAAAAGATGTTTAACCTGAATCCAGAAAATGGTGAGATCAGAGTCAAAGAGATGATAAATTATGAAGATTTAAAACTTTATGAAATGGAAATTATAGCAAGTGATAAGGGACCTAACTCATTATCTGGACAGTGTAAACTTACAATACAGGTGACAGATATGAATGATAATCACCCAGAAATTTCCATTAAGTCATTTCAAAGCCCAATAAAAGAAGACACACCCACAGACACAGTGATAGCTGTAGTTAGTGTCAGTGATAAAGATTCAGGTGATAATGGAATAGTTGATCTTCATATTCCAGATAATATGCCTTTCAAACTGAGGGAGTCCTCTGATAACTATTATGAATTAGTAGTGTCGGAGCCATTAGACCGTGAGAAGGTGCCAGAATATGACATCACTTTCACTGTGACAGACAGAGGCTCTCCTCCTTTATCTGACAATGAAACTATGACTTTGGAGCTGCTGGATGTTAATGACAATGTCCCACAGTTCCCCCAGTCATTTTATACTATACGTGTCATGGAGAATAACGCACCTGGGGCCTTGCTCAGCTCACTCACTGCCTTTGACCCCGACCTCCATGAAAACCAGTATCTAGTTTATTTCATAATAGAGAGGGAGATATCCAACACTTCCATGTCTATGCTGTTCTCCATCAATCCAGAGAACGGTAATCTTTACGCACTCAAAACCTTTGATTATGAGATTGAGAAGGAGTTTCTGTTCCACATCGAGGCCAGAGACTctggctctcctcctctcagcagTAACGTGACCGTCCACATCATTATTGTGGACCAGAACGACAATGCTCCAGTTATTGTGTCTCCTTGGCGTGCACACGGCTCTGTGGTGGAGGAAAAGATCCCCAGATCCACTGATAAAGGATCCCTGATTGCAAAGGTGATAGCCTTAGACAATGACTCTGTGCACAACTCTCGGATCACCTACCAGTTTCTACAAGTGACTGACGCCACCTTGTTTAGCCTTGATCAATACAACGGAGAGATCCGGACTATGAGGATGTTCAGTTACAGAGATTCACGCCACCAGAgacttgttgttgttgccaaGGACAATGGAGAGCCTGCTCTCTCTGCTACAGTCACCATCAAACTGACCACAATGGAGACTGCTGTTAAAGCCTACTCTGACATGACTGAGGAGCCTCTGGAATATGACATCTTCTCAGACATCAACCTGTATTTGGTCATCGGTCTGGGCTCGGTGTCATTTCTGCTGCTCATCACCATATTGGTCACCATCGTGATCAAGTGTCAGAAACCCAAGCCCAGCAAAGCAGCTCCTCCCTCCAGGAACAGTGTGATCAGTGAGAGGAACTCCACCATCGCAGACTCCACTCTGGTCTCCAACGATGCCTACTGGTACAGTCTGTTTCTAGCAGAGACCAGGAAAGGAAAGCTGGTGGTTAGACAGCCTCTGCCAAAGGGCTCCAGGTACATTGTGTCCAGCATACCGAGAGGGACAGGGCTGACAGACACTAGTGACTCAGCAGCTTCTACTCTGCAGGTATGA
- the LOC134644875 gene encoding protocadherin alpha-C2-like isoform X3, giving the protein MMHHLKQSCGTGYVSLSFFLSAIVNTASSITHYSIPEEMEEGSVVANLATDLRLDVKTLNERKMRVDVVANKKYLDINKVTGELFILERIDREFFCPSKTTSYCVLKLDATIENPVRMFNIEVEITDINDNAPHFRRGTMHLDISESSPVGERFSLNNAADPDVGTNSVKNYHLSSSEHFSVEIQTGRDGTKFADLILKKPLDREKQAVHNLILTAVDGGVPTRTGTASIIVRVLDVNDNAPSFEKAKYVVDVVENSPIGSLVIKLNATDLDEGSNSEIVYSYSLYTSERTQKMFNLNPENGEIRVKEMINYEDLKLYEMEIIASDKGPNSLSGQCKLTIQVTDMNDNHPEISIKSFQSPIKEDTPTDTVIAVVSVSDKDSGDNGIVDLHIPDNMPFKLRESSDNYYELVVSEPLDREKVPEYDITFTVTDRGSPPLSDNETMTLELLDVNDNVPQFPQSFYTIRVMENNAPGALLSSLTAFDPDLHENQYLVYFIIEKEISNTSMSMLFSINPENGNLYALKTFDYEIEKEFLFHIEARDSGSPPLSSNVTVHIIIVDQNDNAPVIVSPWRAHGSVVEEKIPRSTDKGSLIAKVIALDTDSVHNSRITYQFLQVTDATLFSLDQYNGEIRTMRMFSYRDPRHQRLVVVAKDNGEPALSATVTIKLTTMETAVKAYSDMTEEPLEYDIFSDINLYLVIGLGSVSFLLLITILVTIVIKCQKPKPSKAAPPSRNSVISERNSTIADSTLVSNDAYWYSLFLAETRKGKLVVRQPLPKGSRYIVSSIPRGTGLTDTSDSAASTLQASTTSSSSST; this is encoded by the exons ATGATGCACCATCTCAAACAGTCATGCGGGACAGGGTACGTTTCcctgagtttctttctttctgctatCGTGAATACTGCGTCTTCAATCACCCATTATTCTATTCCTGAAGAAATGGAGGAAGGTTCTGTTGTTGCAAATTTAGCAACCGACCTGAGGTTAGATGTGAAGACgctgaatgaaagaaaaatgcgCGTGGACGTAGTAGCTAACAAAAAATACCTCGACATTAACAAGGTAACGGGGGAGCTGTTCATTTTAGAAAGGATTGACCGTGAGTTTTTCTGTCCATCGAAGACAACATCATACTGCGTTCTTAAATTAGACGCTACTATCGAGAATCcagtgcgaatgtttaatattGAGGTGGAAATAACGGACATTAATGACAACGCTCCACATTTTCGGAGGGGGACGATGCATTTGGACATTTCTGAATCGAGTCCAGTGGGGGAGAGATTCTCACTGAATAATGCTGCAGACCCAGATGTCGGAACAAATTCTGTGAAAAATTACCATCTGAGCTCAAGTGAACATTTCTCAGTTGAAATTCAGACCGGGAGAGACGGGACAAAGTTTGCAgacttgattttaaaaaaacctttAGATAGGGAGAAGCAGGCTGTTCATAATCTAATACTCACTGCTGTGGACGGTGGAGTTCCCACCCGCACAGGTACAGCCAGCATCATTGTTCGCGTGCTTGATGTCAACGACAACGCCCCTTCTtttgaaaaagcaaaatatgtCGTAGATGTGGTGGAAAACTCTCCAATTGGCAGTCTAGTAATTAAACTGAATGCCACTGATTTAGATGAAGGATCCAATTCTGAGATTGTTTATTCATACAGTTTGTATACATCAGAAAGGACCCAAAAGATGTTTAACCTGAATCCAGAAAATGGTGAGATCAGAGTCAAAGAGATGATAAATTATGAAGATTTAAAACTTTATGAAATGGAAATTATAGCCAGTGATAAGGGACCTAACTCATTATCTGGACAGTGTAAACTTACAATACAGGTGACAGATATGAATGATAATCACCCAGAAATATCAATTAAATCATTTCAAAGCCCAATAAAAGAAGACACACCCACGGACACAGTGATAGCTGTAGTTAGTGTCAGTGATAAAGATTCAGGTGATAATGGAATAGTTGATCTTCATATTCCAGATAATATGCCTTTCAAACTGAGGGAGTCCTCTGATAACTATTATGAATTAGTAGTGTCGGAGCCATTAGACCGTGAGAAGGTGCCAGAATATGACATCACTTTCACTGTGACAGACAGAGGCTCTCCTCCTTTATCTGACAATGAAACTATGACTTTAGAGCTGCTGGATGTTAATGACAATGTCCCACAGTTCCCCCAGTCATTTTATACTATACGTGTCATGGAGAATAACGCACCTGGGGCCTTGCTCAGCTCACTCACTGCCTTTGACCCCGACCTCCATGAAAACCAGTATCTAGTTTATTTCATAATAGAGAAGGAGATATCCAACACTTCCATGTCCATGCTGTTCTCCATCAATCCAGAGAACGGTAATCTTTACGCACTCAAAACCTTTGATTATGAGATTGAGAAGGAGTTTCTGTTCCACATTGAGGCCAGAGACTctggctctcctcctctcagcagTAACGTGACCGTCCACATCATTATTGTGGACCAGAACGACAATGCTCCAGTCATTGTGTCTCCGTGGCGTGCACACGGCTCTGTGGTGGAGGAAAAGATCCCCAGATCCACTGATAAAGGATCCCTGATTGCAAAGGTGATAGCGTTAGATACAGACTCTGTGCACAACTCTCGGATCACCTACCAGTTTCTACAGGTGACTGACGCCACCTTGTTTAGTCTGGACCAATACAACGGAGAGATCCGGACTATGAGGATGTTCAGTTACAGAGATCCACGCCACCAGAGACTTGTTGTTGTAGCCAAGGACAATGGAGAGCCTGCTCTCTCTGCTACAGTCACCATCAAGCTGACCACAATGGAGACTGCTGTTAAAGCCTACTCTGACATGACTGAGGAGCCTCTGGAATATGACATCTTCTCAGACATCAACCTGTATTTGGTCATCGGTCTGGGCTCGGTGTCGTTTCTGCTGCTCATCACCATATTGGTCACCATCGTGATCAAGTGTCAGAAACCCAAGCCCAGCAAAGCAGCTCCTCCCTCCAGGAACAGTGTGATCAGTGAGAGGAACTCCACCATCGCAGACTCCACTCTGGTCTCTAACGATGCCTACTGGTACAGTCTGTTTCTAGCAGAGACCAGGAAAGGAAAGCTGGTGGTTAGACAGCCTCTGCCAAAGGGCTCCAGGTACATTGTGTCCAGCATACCGAGAGGGACAGGACTGACAGACACTAGTGACTCAGCAGCTTCTACTCTGCAG GcatccacaaccagcagcagcagttccACATAA